The following nucleotide sequence is from Salvia miltiorrhiza cultivar Shanhuang (shh) chromosome 7, IMPLAD_Smil_shh, whole genome shotgun sequence.
TAAATCAAGATCTTCTTACTTCATTATTCCAGATAGAGTGTTAATTAATAGAAGTTCAATCTGTCTTGCCATTATTTTCGCAATTAATCAAATAAGAGGATTGAGATATATTTATATTAGTTCACAAATACTGTCAAAATATGTTTTGGTACATACACATTAAAAATCACACATTCGTTGCAATGATGTTTAGAATCATAGGCTCATAGCCTATGACCGGTGGTTATTTCTCATCAAAATAGTACAGATTCGTCTCAACACTTATTAAGAAAACATACTATTTGACATATTATTTCAATAGATAAAATTATCTTAATCTCGTGCACCGTATAGGATTCGTGTACCCTAATCTCGTGCACCGTATAGGTTATTTCGTGTACCCTAAGGATTCGTGTACCCTAATCTCGTGCACCGTATAGGATGACTGATTTTAGATCGATTTGTGAATTGATCGATCATTATAAACCTATTTATTCAGTACACGAATAGTACACGAGCGAGGCGGCGGCGACGTGCTTAGGTTTCAGGCGGGGCGATGGCAACGCAGACGGTGGAATAAGGCTGCACTCTCAACCTCTATCTCAGGCGACGTCGGCGGTGGACCAGGCTGGGCGCGGCGACTCTCGCTCTCTCTCAGTAGGGAAGACACCGGTGGATGGGCGGATCCCTCATAGTGCCGCTGCAGGTGTCTGGTGAGAAGTGTTCAATGAGGGAGGGCGGCTGTTTGGTGGAGGAGCGGGTGGTTTGGTGGAGGAGAAACCCTAAGGTTTGGTGAAGTATTGAATGAGATGTATTCAATGAAtacgtgagagagagaaagagagatgagagaataaatcgagagagagagagagagggggaggagAGAGGATAATAAAATTGTCCCTTTCTTgcaattattaattatgttttttattttatttttaatatattattgttatATTGTTTGTGGGCCCTACTGAGGATATACTTGTCTTTTCACTACAAAATGACTACTTTTGCTATAGTTTTATAGTTGTGGcttttttgaaaattagttTTATATTTTAGGCTACTAATACTTTTCCCCCATAGATAAATAATGGATTGGCCAGAGGGGCACGTGGGCTTCTTAGACGTTTAGGTTTCTTACAAATTTTGGGCAATACTACATGTTATTCCAACACATTGTGAGGTGACTTTGTATAAGAGTGAGTTAGTTATGGATTATACAGAAGAGAATTTAAAGTGGCTATAGTTCGATAGTATATTTCAACAACTGTTTGCAAATGACTGAAGTTAAATTGTGTAGAAGAATCATCAACAATCACAGGTATACATAGAAATTTAACAGAACAattcatttgaaattttaatgaTGTGAGAGCGtaacatgaaaataaaaagtGGCTCCATCGGAAATGAGAAAGTAGGAAGCATAAAACAGAGAAATTAGTTATTCGACAAGTCCAAACAAACAAGACGACACGAACATAGTCCCTCTCGAGAAAACACATTAACATTATTCCATGGATTGTAAGCAAAGTCAAGGCAGACGGGGAAATCTGGAGAAATCGGGTTTCCTGCGCTGCAAGTAGGCGTTCTTCCCCTCCGTGCCTTCCTCTGTTCCATAGAAGAGAAGGGTCGCATCTCCTCCCATTTGCTGAAAGTGGAAAACACCACAAAAATCACCCTCtgcctatgaaataaaatacgagACAGAAATGTCAAAACTGCACCTGAAGTCCAGAATGGCCATCATCAACGGCATTCAGAGCAGACTTGGCAACGCGAATCGCCATGGGGCTGTTCCTTAGGATCTCTCTACACCACTTAACTGTCTCCTCTTCCAGCTTCTCCAACTGCAAAATCTCACatatattaacttttttttttttttatcactaaTTACAATTAATAACGTATAATATGAAATTCAAAGGAACTTACAGGGACGACAGTGTTGACCAGCCCCATTTTGTCTGCTTCAGCAGCGTTGTAAAACCTTGCCATAAACCACATCTCGCGCGCTCGTTTCGGACCAATCTGTCCAAAATATATGATTCACTATCTGTAGAGTAAAGGGGCTAAAAACAAGATGTGTAGAATATTCTAGAGTTACCAAACGATCCATTACGGAAGCTCCATAACCAGCATCGACGCTTCCAACCTGCGAAATAGTAATAtgatatagttatatatatacaattaaaattTGTTCCATGATTAATCAAATGCGAGCGCGCGTGTGTGTAAAGAGAGATTACCTTGGGCCCTGTTTGGCCAAAAATTGCATTTTCTGCTGCAATTGTCAGATCGCAGACCATATGAAGCACATGTCCACCCCCAACTGCATATCCTGCAACCTTTTTTCAacaaattggaaaaaaaaaatcaggataATAGTAACATGGAAACTAACATGTgaataaatatacaaataaaGTTATAAAGTTTACCATAGCAATCACTGGTTTGGGGAGACGACGAATTTGGACCTGCATCGGTGGACAAAATTAATTGGagaaatatttgaaatgaaacATATATATTAACTAATTACTGTTTATATCAAAATTTGgtgtttgattttcttttttaagttGTTATTTTTCGAGAATTACCTGCAAATCTAAAACATTTAGTCGACCGAAACTATCATAATCAGCGTAACCTTCCTTTCCCCTGAATGATTGGTCACCGCCGCTGCAAAAGGCCTTTGTACCCTGCAACAGATCATAAAGCATTGATGTGATCATGTTTTCTCCATCTTTTTCTATTCTTCATTTTTCATACGAAATTTGCAAGAAAAGATCCAAATGAAAATTTACCTTTCCCGTGAAAATAATAACTCCGATAGAGTTATCATCTCTAGCATCATTGAACGCGCGCATCAGCTCCTTCACTGTTTGAGGTCGGAATGCATTTCTCCTCTCCGGCCTATTTATAGTTATCTTTTTGGAATAACAAACAACAACATATCCAACTATTTAACCataaagttacaaaaaaaaaaaaaaaaagttagaatAACATTACCTTAGCAATGCCTTCAGctttttcatagataatatcgGTGAAGGGGTTGGCGGGATCGTCAAATACCGGCTTCCATTGAGGAATGTAGGTCGGAACCTCACCGTGCACGCGGTGGTAGGTGTCGTCCATCCCGGAGCTGCAATTGGACAAGGCGACGTTATCGTTCCCGTCGTGGAATCCGGCCGGAATAAGATGCCCGGAAACAGAGGCCATTCGCCTGTTGATACTCTCAATATCTTTATCAGTCATTCCAAATGCCATGGGAGGAGGAATTGGATTAGAGTAGTAATTAGTAGACAAGTTTGAGCTATGTAAACTTGCTTCGCCAACTCCTACATTTATAGCATATAACTATAGAGGCTGCTAATTGCTACCTAATTCCTACACTGCCCTTGCTTCCTTGTTTTTTATTGCATGTCTATCCCTTTTAATGATCTATCAACTCTATTTTAGTTGATGACGTATTTGGGCGACAAATTGCCTAATCTCATTTCTATATTTTGGAACAGATGATCCCATTTGCATTTCTATATAGTCAGGAAACCCAATATTATCTCCTCAATCTGATTGCAAATATACATCTCAAATAGTCTTCATGGATATTCAAGCACTTAATCTTTAAATTTCAATCCTCACGGTCATCACCCTCTCATATTTACAATCCTATATCATTTTGTGTGACATTATCTATTGCATATATAGGTAAAAGACATATGACAATTGTAAGGGTTTCAAATTGCCAAATGTGTTATAGtgtatatttttcttatataaaaTACTATAAATTTGAAATCTTTATTATCGCTATATGTCAATCATCTACGAGGTAATAAGAAATGTCATACTACTATTTTTGtcttatattatcaagaaattgtatcaaaaaatgttgttaatttatcaaaaaaagaaaaaaaaattattgtatgcttttttttttcatgtgcAACTGGTTCTATCCtctgacatttttttttgtttttttaattctttttctcGCGGCTTCTTCTTGAATAAatcatgatttattttcttttccatgttttttttattgatcGTACTCTCAAACGTAAGCATGATAGGGGTCGGGCTAATAAATGCGACATTTAAAAggtttttttgaattaattttataaGTCTGGTCAAATATTAGGCGGCATGCTCTTGGTACTAGAGTAGTTGTTCAGGTTTTATTGAGCAATTTATGCCATCCAAGGAATAATGTCATGCTTCATGCTTCAATTGGTTGAATTTAGCAAACAATCTTTGTCAATTGCCTGGAAGTGGATGTCTATACTAGAGATAGTTTTTGTTATACAGTTTCATGTCGCATATACAATAAAAAGACATTAATGTTATCACAAAAATAAGATATACTCTAtctattcataaaaattatgaCAATTTGGTTCGACAAAAAATTTAATGCAatatttgataaattttatGTAGTGGGGAAAAATTTTCCACCGTTATATGAAATAAGTGTGAGTGAGCggtgatttttttataaacaaAGGATATttgtaaaagtaaaaaataaaaaatatatatataatcatgttTTAAAAGGGAAATGATACATTTCTTATGAACGCTAAAGAAAAAGCAAACATGCCATAGTATATagttcaaaattaaaaattattttccctCGTATCGTGTGTGAGTTGGCTTTGCTCAACATGTctacacataataataataataataataataataataataataataataataagggttaatagtattttatgtctcgaacttttagcgtttttaataaaatgtcccgaactttaatttttttcctGAAAAGACccaaactttcattttttatataaaatgccCCACTATATAAAATTCGGAGACGAAAAGATGATTTATCTCAGCGAATGAAATACTTTGGAGACCGTCATTGTTGGAAAATCATATTAGTAAACACCATTGTTGGAAAACGTTGAAAGTTCGGagttttttgtcatttttttcgttatcgaattttgtataacggaatattttgtggaaaaaaaactgaaagttcTAGGTTTATTAGGAGAAAATAAAagttcgaaatattttataaaaaatgctgaaagttcgggacataatactactaataataataataataataataataatttattaggTAAAGGGGTAATAAGGGCATCACAGCGGTATCATAATTACTCATCACACATTTGTGAATAGACTGAAAGTAgcttataagaaaaaaatagagtTGTAATTCGTAGGTAGCTGGCCTAAGCTCGATCCGATTGGCAAACTTAGTAGGCTTCGGCTGAGCCACCCACTTCAAGCCGGCTCCAATCGAGCATTTTCTCAAACTCATGTCTGTTTGAAGCCTTAGAGATGCCTGGGACCAGTCCAAGCCCATTTAAGGCCCCGATATAGCCCAAGCCCACTTTAAtcatttattactattattttttatagtttCGTATGTTTAtgctatataaatataattcaatgCTTTCAATTTTAGAtaatttaaacaaatataatatattttttttctccatGTGTTTACATATATGAATATAAATTGAGAATCAAGTGAAAACTCAAGCTCATTATCCAATTCCAAACTCCAAGTTTAATTGACAAGAAAACAATAGCACAAGTTAAATTTACAAACTATGCGCATTGTATGTCCTTTTAGGGCCATTGATTTTGTATGATTAATAAgatacatgattgagtatttttatcattaaaagtaaaaagaaattaaGCTCATTTTTTTAATAGGATAAGAATCTAACAagattaatttaaatgataaaaataatttagggcCTTAGAATATCCCAAAGTtcaaatccatcaaagtaaacaatgAATTAGCCTTataatttttatctatcaagattaATCCTTCAAGGTAAACATTCCCTTAATACACAAATAAAAGGGTGTTTGTTGAGCTTATAAAttctttaaaacaacttataaattgttCATTCCAAGTGTTTGgcaaataagctcttaaacaacttataagataaaaataagCTCAAAGAGCTTATAATCTCCTCAGAAAATAAATTCATctatcccaacttattttttcataattttatatgtaaaaattattttacaaatattattcaactataacttattattttcatcatataccaTTTCAAGTTCATCTCTTTTCGATTTTCCCTCTattctctctagcttataagttcaattattcaaacactttgacaatttataagctcaTAAGAAACtattccctctgtcccacttcaattggcacacttgtcttttttgtttgtctcacttcaattggcactttcctaaaatagtatgtggtccctactttctctactcacataaaataagtggacactacctactttacactcttaaccttttattcttaatcttcgtgcccaactcaaaagtgtcaattgaagtgagacggaaggagtatttttttttaaaaatactaaCTCAGCTCTTAAAGCAAATAATATGAAGGCGATGCTTCTAAATCTAATATAAGTTATACCTTGTCAATTTTTGATGGAGAATCCCTTTACATTAtagtttataaattaaaatttactccctccgtcccacttcaattggtaCACTTATCttctatgatgcacggattcttcaaaaaatagCACAGTGCAGTATCGGATACGCACAGGGTGCGGGtgcgattcgcgtgggattcgcCAGGTGGCAAATCCCCTAAAAAAAAGGGATTCGCGAATCCGATTCGCGCACCCACAAATAGGGTGCGTTTTGGgctattttgcaattttttcaattatttttggatttttttgtaattttttcaattattttttggacttttttataatttttgagttatatttatatgcaatttgaaacttttacatgcaatttattgaaatttttactttacttatattttcaatgtgattttatttcattatttttgggctcttttgcaatttttgaagaacttcattattgaaacttttactttaacttatatttgcaatgcaatatttaatttgtgaatgttcttttcttttttcaatttgattggtcacatataataaaatatatataaatataacagaCGTATCattcacgaatcgcaccctataatttttaaaaattcgtatCCCCGCATccgaatcgtatcgctcccgcacccgccccctcgcacctgtgcaacatagcttatcttttttgtttgtcccacttcaattgacacttttcaaaaatagtatgtggttcataccttctctacacacattaaacaaatggtCATCACTCATTTTACACAcccaaccctttattcttaatctctgtgcccaaagtaaaagtgtcaattgaagtgggacggagagagtactacatattaaactctttaaaataagcttagtcaaTATCCTCAAACTAATCAATAAAATTAGGTTAGACTGGATTGGGCTTAGTTGTATGTCGAAAAGCCCGACCAGGTCCGGCTCGCTACGATCGTGGGCTTGGGCTATGCCAGGCCTCAAGCCTCGATGGCCTAGGTCCTGGGCTCATTCGATCCGACTTGACCCACTTGCCATCTCTAGTTACAAGTTTATTTAGGAAGGttcatttatttcatttattattattttttaggaATATTCATTTAATATTTATGAACAAGTTtcttttagttaattatttatggACAAACTGATTgggcttttttattttttatttcaacttaaattaaattcgtCGATCAATGATATTCATTGcagatgtttttatttttattttagaattacaagatgtatctaatataatcaaataaaaaaccCGCACGCAGGCCCCTAATTTACTCTTTACAGTCCCTTatttaacaaaaaattaaaatatt
It contains:
- the LOC130993615 gene encoding 1,4-dihydroxy-2-naphthoyl-CoA synthase, peroxisomal-like: MAFGMTDKDIESINRRMASVSGHLIPAGFHDGNDNVALSNCSSGMDDTYHRVHGEVPTYIPQWKPVFDDPANPFTDIIYEKAEGIAKITINRPERRNAFRPQTVKELMRAFNDARDDNSIGVIIFTGKGTKAFCSGGDQSFRGKEGYADYDSFGRLNVLDLQVQIRRLPKPVIAMVAGYAVGGGHVLHMVCDLTIAAENAIFGQTGPKVGSVDAGYGASVMDRLIGPKRAREMWFMARFYNAAEADKMGLVNTVVPLEKLEEETVKWCREILRNSPMAIRVAKSALNAVDDGHSGLQQMGGDATLLFYGTEEGTEGKNAYLQRRKPDFSRFPRLP